A section of the Corvus hawaiiensis isolate bCorHaw1 chromosome 16, bCorHaw1.pri.cur, whole genome shotgun sequence genome encodes:
- the CPSF4 gene encoding cleavage and polyadenylation specificity factor subunit 4 isoform X1, translated as MQELIASVDHITFDLELAVEQQLGAQPLPFPGMDKSGAAVCEFFLKAACGKGGMCPFRHISGEKTVVCKHWLRGLCKKGDQCEFLHEYDMTKMPECYFYSKFGECSNKECPFLHIDPESKIKDCPWYDRGFCKHGPLCRHRHTRRVICVNYLVGFCPEGPACKFMQGHPKSLESCSLKITTVGTEDPGRWSRSPATSVVKKVIMPTDAPKDTWPFSVDSEGAAGRCKGAVTTEERFLPSTMSGAINQVVFLMPLLKELVRGWLLLSNIFVIVPNFFKF; from the exons ATGCAAGAGCTCATAGCCAGCGTGGACCACATCACGTTCGACCTGGAGCTGGCcgtggagcagcagctgggggcaCAGCCGCTCCCCTTCCCTGGCATGGACA AGTCGGGCGCAGCTGTCTGtgagttttttttaaaggcagcatGTGGAAAAG GAGGCATGTGCCCGTTCCGACACATCAGTGGGGAAAAGACAGTTGTTTGTAAACACTGGCTACGAGGACTGTGCAAAAAGGGAGACCAGTGCGAGTTCCTGCACGAATATGACATGACCAAGATGCCCGAGTGTTACTTCTACTCCAAATTTG GGGAATGCAGTAACAAGGAATGCCCATTTTTGCACATCGACCCGGAATCTAAGATCAAAGACTGTCCCTGGTATGACAGAGGCTTCTGTAAACACG GTCCCCTCTGCAGACATCGGCACACTCGGAGAGTCATTTGTGTGAATTACCTGGTAGGATTCTGTCCAGAGGGGCCTGCCTGTAAATTCATGCA AGGACACCCCAAGTCATTGGAGTCATGCAGTCTCAAAATAACAACAGTGGGAACCGAGGACCCCGGCCGTTGGAGCAGGTCACCTGCTACAAG tgTGGTGAAAAAGGTCATTATGCCAACAGATGCACCAAAGGACACTTGGCCTTTCTCAGTGGACAGTGAAGGTGCAGCAGGAAGGTGCAAGGGAGCTGTTACCACTGAGGAAAGGTTTCTGCCTAGCACAATGTCTGGAGCTATTAAtcaggttgtttttttaatgccatTACTGAAAGAACTGGTCAGAGGCTGGCTGCTGCTAAGCAACATTTTTGTAATTGTCCCCAACTTTTTTAAGTTTTAA
- the ATP5MF gene encoding ATP synthase subunit f, mitochondrial has protein sequence MAQPPVLLKDTKLMDVKLGQLGSWLAMRDFTPGGIMGAVQRGYNRYYNKYINVRKGGIGGISMLLAGYVVLSYVWSYSHVKHDRRRKYH, from the exons ATGGCGCAGCCGCCGG TTCTCCTCAAGGACACCAAGCTGATGGACGTGAAGCTGGGCCAGCTGGGCAGCTGGCTGGCCATGAGGGACTTCACCCCCGGCGGCATCATGGGCGCTGTGCAAAGAG GTTACAACAGATACTACAACAAATACATCAATGTGAGGAAGGGGGGCATCGGGGGTATCTCCATGCTGCTGGCTGGGTATGTTGTCCTCAGCTACGTGTGGAGCTACAGTCACGTGA AGCATGACCGCAGGAGGAAGTACCACTGA
- the CPSF4 gene encoding cleavage and polyadenylation specificity factor subunit 4 isoform X2, whose amino-acid sequence MQELIASVDHITFDLELAVEQQLGAQPLPFPGMDKSGAAVCEFFLKAACGKGGMCPFRHISGEKTVVCKHWLRGLCKKGDQCEFLHEYDMTKMPECYFYSKFGECSNKECPFLHIDPESKIKDCPWYDRGFCKHGPLCRHRHTRRVICVNYLVGFCPEGPACKFMHPRFELPMGTTEQPPLPQPTQTQQKRTPQVIGVMQSQNNNSGNRGPRPLEQVTCYKCGEKGHYANRCTKGHLAFLSGQ is encoded by the exons ATGCAAGAGCTCATAGCCAGCGTGGACCACATCACGTTCGACCTGGAGCTGGCcgtggagcagcagctgggggcaCAGCCGCTCCCCTTCCCTGGCATGGACA AGTCGGGCGCAGCTGTCTGtgagttttttttaaaggcagcatGTGGAAAAG GAGGCATGTGCCCGTTCCGACACATCAGTGGGGAAAAGACAGTTGTTTGTAAACACTGGCTACGAGGACTGTGCAAAAAGGGAGACCAGTGCGAGTTCCTGCACGAATATGACATGACCAAGATGCCCGAGTGTTACTTCTACTCCAAATTTG GGGAATGCAGTAACAAGGAATGCCCATTTTTGCACATCGACCCGGAATCTAAGATCAAAGACTGTCCCTGGTATGACAGAGGCTTCTGTAAACACG GTCCCCTCTGCAGACATCGGCACACTCGGAGAGTCATTTGTGTGAATTACCTGGTAGGATTCTGTCCAGAGGGGCCTGCCTGTAAATTCATGCA CCCTCGGTTTGAACTGCCAATGGGAACCACAGAGCAACCACCACTGCCTCAGCcaacacaaacacagcaaaag AGGACACCCCAAGTCATTGGAGTCATGCAGTCTCAAAATAACAACAGTGGGAACCGAGGACCCCGGCCGTTGGAGCAGGTCACCTGCTACAAG tgTGGTGAAAAAGGTCATTATGCCAACAGATGCACCAAAGGACACTTGGCCTTTCTCAGTGGACAGTGA